The stretch of DNA GCGCCCAGCAGCATCCCTCCAACGAGCGTGAGGAAGGCGGATTTTCCGGACGCCTTCTTCCAAAATACGCCGAGCAGGAACACTGTGGTGATGGGCGGCGCGACGTAAGAGATGAGTTTGTTGATGCCCTCGAAGATCGTCGTGTAGTGACCGAACAATGGAGAGCAAACGATGGCGAGGATTGTGCCGGCAATCGTCGTCACCTTGCCGATGGACACCAGTTTGTGATCGCTGATGGCGGCGTTATGGCGTTTGAACAGGTCGTAGGCGACGAGCGTGGCGGTGGAATTGAGCGCGGCGGAGCAAGTTTGCATCGCGGCCGCCAGCATCGCAGCCGCAACGAGTCCTTTTAACCCGACCGGCAACAAATGTGTGAGGAGAAATGTGTAGGTGTCCGCCGCGACGGCGGGGGACTCGCCAGCGAAGGCATTCTGTTGAACCAGCGCCACGCAGATGACGCCCGGCAGCACGAAGAAAAAAACCGGCAGGATTTTCAGGAACGCGCAAAACAACGGACCGACTCGCGCATGCCGTTCATCCTTGGCGGCCAGCACGCGTTGAACAATCGTCTGGTCGCAACACCAATACCAGATGCCGAGCACCGGATAGCCCAACAAAATTGAATACCACGCGAGTCCGGAAGGATCGCCGGCGGAGCGGGCCATGTGGAGGAAGTTTCCTGTATGCCACGTGACTTGGCTGTCGGGGATCGAAGCGAGCGGATGAGGACTCGCCGACAAGGTCGATGCCAGCGCGTGCCAGCCTCCCACTTTGAGGTAGCCCACCACCGTGATCACCACCGCGCCGACGAGGAGCAAAACGGTTTGCACGCTTTCAGTCCAAACGACCGCGAGCAGACCGCCGAGCATCGTGTAAATCCCCGTGAGCACTCCAAGGACGACTATGAAAAGCATGAGCGCGTCCATCCCGAAAATCATCGTGCCGGGCATCAGACCGAGAATGCCTCGGAGCACCCAGGCGGCAGTGTAAAGTGCCACGCCCATGTGAATCACGATGGCTGAAAAAAGCGACACGATCGAAAGCATGTCGCGACACAAGCGGTTGAAACGCCGCTCCAGAAAATCCGGCAACGTTGCCACGCGGGACCGCAGGTAGAGTGGCGCGAAGAAAAGTGACAGCAGAATCAATGTGAAGCCGGCCATCCACTCGAAGTTGCCGAAGACAAGCCCGAACTTGTAAGCCGCCTCCGCCAGGCTGACAAGGTGGACGGTCGAGATGTTCGCTGCGAACATCGCCAATCCGATCACTGGCCAAGTCAGCGTGTTGCCGGCAAGGAAGTAATGTCCGCCCTCGCCGCCGCGTTCCCCTTTGCGGCGCAGGAATCCCGCCACGACACCCAACCCCACTACCCCCAGTAGATAAATGGCGATGATGCTCCAGTCCAATAGACCCAATCTTGTCGGCATGGTCATTTCCTATGATTTTTTTAAAAATTCGATGTCAGTAACAGACGGAGCGTCGGTGGCTTCAAGGATGTTGAAGTTGAACTTGCGTACTGTCACAGAGATCAGCGCGAAGACACTCAAGGCTGGCAAAAAGCAAGCCCCTTTCATCACGCTCCGAACTATCATGTGCCTGCTCGCGTTTGCATGGATCATCCAAGGCAGTTGGCAGGCTGCCGCGTCCGAAGGCTTGCAATATCCTTCGGACGATGAACATTGCACATCATGTGAAGCCGTATGGGTAGCCAATTTAGCGGGCGGCCTGCACGCTTTACGGCGTTGACCGCTGCGAAGGCCTACGAACATCGTGTCGCACCTTGACACTCGGAGCGGCAATGCCAAAATCATCCGGCCATGCAACGAACGAAAAGGAAGCGAGCGCCGGGCAAGCGCCTCAGCCTGCGATTGGTCCGCGACATCCAGAAGGCCATCCTGAAAGGCCAATTCAAGGTGGGGCAGCGCTTGCCGTCTGAGGAACAGTTGGGTCAGGACTTTTCGGCCAGCCGCACCGCGATCCGCGAGGCCCTTCAGCAACTGAAGGCGCGCGGCTTGGTGCGAAGCATCAAGGGCAGCGGCAGCTACGTTGCGAACACGGATGTGAGGTACTTGAAAGAATCGCTCACGCGCTACTACTGGCTGGCGCAGGAGAAAACCGAATTCACGGAGTTGATGGACCTGCGCCTGCTCATCGAATCGGATTGCGCCCAGCGGTTGGCGCAAGCCCGCGACCCGGAGGCCCTCAAGCACGTCGCTAAGATGCTCGGACGGATGCGTGCCAGTCAACGCGACATCGATGCATTTGCCGACGCCGACATTTCGTTTCACATGGCCATCGTGGGAGCGGGAGGCAACCGGCTGTTCCAAGCCATTCACAGTGCGTTGGAACCGATGATGCGACGATTCGCACACGAGACGTACGAACAGACCGCGCTGATCGCGAAGAACCTGAACGACCACGAGGCAATTTACGCCGCGATTGCCAAAGAGGACCCTGCCACTGCCCAGCGGGAGATGCGGCGACACCTCACTGACTCCAAGCGCAATTGTGAGGTCCTTCTGTCGCGACGGTTGGTTGCGTGAGTTGGCAGCCATCAAGAACTCTTCGGTTCACGTATTCCGTTTACTCAGGGCCTTGAGACTTTCTCGATATGGGCAGGACAGGTAATCTGCATCGCTTCAGATACGCTTCGCGATCATGGCGATTACGGCAAATATTTGGGCCAGTCCTTGTATTTGAAACGCGGCTCGATCCAGGTAAAGTCACGATCATTCGGGGCCTTTGTCCAATAAAAAGGTGTGTCCAGGTTGTTTTGAGCGGCCGCAGCCGCAGCAATCGTGCTTGGTTCGAGCCACTTGTGGCCTTCGACGTGTCCGTCAGCGAAACTGATCGTACTCGAGCCGTTGTGGAAGACGGCCACAGAATCCACCCACTGGTGACTCGGGGCGTCGATGACCCAAGTGCCGATGTTGAAATTGCGCGAGTCAGCTTCTTCGATGAAGGTCATGGTGCGCGCTGACTCCGGCACCTGGTCCAATTTTCTGATGGGTTCGAGGCCCCCAAAATCACCGTTCATCCCGTCGAGTTTCGAGTAGCTGTCGTAGGCCCAATGAGTCCCAGGTTGACGGCGCTTAAAACGCAGATCACCCGGACAATGATACGAGCCG from Verrucomicrobiota bacterium encodes:
- a CDS encoding sodium/solute symporter (Members of the Solute:Sodium Symporter (SSS), TC 2.A.21 as described in tcdb.org, catalyze solute:Na+ symport. Known solutes for members of the family include sugars, amino acids, nucleosides, inositols, vitamins, urea or anions, depending on the system.) — protein: MPTRLGLLDWSIIAIYLLGVVGLGVVAGFLRRKGERGGEGGHYFLAGNTLTWPVIGLAMFAANISTVHLVSLAEAAYKFGLVFGNFEWMAGFTLILLSLFFAPLYLRSRVATLPDFLERRFNRLCRDMLSIVSLFSAIVIHMGVALYTAAWVLRGILGLMPGTMIFGMDALMLFIVVLGVLTGIYTMLGGLLAVVWTESVQTVLLLVGAVVITVVGYLKVGGWHALASTLSASPHPLASIPDSQVTWHTGNFLHMARSAGDPSGLAWYSILLGYPVLGIWYWCCDQTIVQRVLAAKDERHARVGPLFCAFLKILPVFFFVLPGVICVALVQQNAFAGESPAVAADTYTFLLTHLLPVGLKGLVAAAMLAAAMQTCSAALNSTATLVAYDLFKRHNAAISDHKLVSIGKVTTIAGTILAIVCSPLFGHYTTIFEGINKLISYVAPPITTVFLLGVFWKKASGKSAFLTLVGGMLLGAVMFYLDWTGIYRGDFMLIAFWLLVACILLMFATSLLLPEPIKEEAKPLIWEAWREPLRGEADGHGLGNYRVLTGVVLATFVVLYLIFW
- a CDS encoding FadR family transcriptional regulator, translated to MQRTKRKRAPGKRLSLRLVRDIQKAILKGQFKVGQRLPSEEQLGQDFSASRTAIREALQQLKARGLVRSIKGSGSYVANTDVRYLKESLTRYYWLAQEKTEFTELMDLRLLIESDCAQRLAQARDPEALKHVAKMLGRMRASQRDIDAFADADISFHMAIVGAGGNRLFQAIHSALEPMMRRFAHETYEQTALIAKNLNDHEAIYAAIAKEDPATAQREMRRHLTDSKRNCEVLLSRRLVA
- a CDS encoding prepilin-type N-terminal cleavage/methylation domain-containing protein translates to MRDCNRFPCRRGCLAGHSAFTLIELLVVITIIAILASLLLPALSKAKMKATGAYCQGNMRQLTLAMILYADDNQGTMPGRYFGKQEDMVGGGYWPAWRFMPYVGMSVTEAVNQVQDAMRQGPLWRYCPAFGSYHCPGDLRFKRRQPGTHWAYDSYSKLDGMNGDFGGLEPIRKLDQVPESARTMTFIEEADSRNFNIGTWVIDAPSHQWVDSVAVFHNGSSTISFADGHVEGHKWLEPSTIAAAAAAQNNLDTPFYWTKAPNDRDFTWIEPRFKYKDWPKYLP